In a genomic window of Flavobacteriales bacterium:
- a CDS encoding response regulator: MRAHVTIAVSLIVLSCMVPFGTSAQALLRDTVTIQFRHISIKDGLSQGMVHAITQDRYGFMWFATKDGLNRYDGYSFKVYRHGATDSTTVRNSFINTILEDRAGRLWVGTPTGLDVFDRATETFHHLPSTDVFAQVLGATPVPVLQGHTVNHLACDALNNIWVSTNHGITRIAAKAPNEPLDGPWGFTYVHSVQAIQAVMVDSRGWLRSATDDMPYAIDTQDPELRVHAMVEVGAKTDPNAREEGRPGNSALEDTVRGRLYNVHNRGVMEVDRATNELRTLFELSHEAGIVTGHGASVDANGALWLPTRAGNLTRIDPATGKVHSIQAEAPEQRPFMPYVKCVYRDRNGLIWLGLSGYGLLTYDPRIERFNVMPGPSVRYMVPGNNGKLVLCEGNFMSQYDPKQRAYDWRIGIQEVRARTGFTEGFFGNDAVLQDRSGAYWAGKGGLVRYDHGKAALRRVIPKDGSDPALPAISSCFPLKLIDDTIWFGVDSGLFWFDPVSERYARWPYPVTPVNNPYLFVQDIHRDPQGVFWLASVKGLFRFHRASGKWEHYRNDPDDPESLSVDILFSIIGDPEEPDHYLWIGTNGGGLNRFDTRTGKVKRYTTKEGLPNDVVYGVLADDDGQLWMSTNKGIARFDPIAETFRLFTAGDGLQNDEFNRYGYCKLPDGTFCFAGVGGLNTFDPKELQDDTRPAIVRITDIKLRNESITLRAEGSPLAEPPFRSTGMEIPYSDNMVTFEFATMEYSSPGTHRYQYKLEGFDADWIATQGIHSAIYTNLDPGTYAFRVRGSNRDGYWDEQGTSFTLVVHPPWWQTWWFFTLCGIVVIGGVLAYTGSLRRTVRIRTSQLRREKDRSEDLLNNILPREVAIELKQKGTTETTFVEQSTVIFTDFKDFTGMSEQMSADELVSELNICFSAFDRIMEKHGLEKIKTIGDAYLAVGGLPQPMPDAALHGVHAALEMQETIAERRAERIAQGQVAFAMRAAVHSGPLVAGVVGQRKFQYDIWGSTVDTANELEASSEVDQVTISATTYEQVKGASGLTFTALPSFTSRDGGSLARRRVERIVAASGAPVAPPTKSIAPRQSTRKAPASMPPKSMRILLVEDNEFNALVARTELEEWFPGAKVDHAMNGAQAVESVKGNRYNVVLMDIQMPVMDGYDATRAIRALSGDKANTPILAMTANVMAAERQRCFDAGMDGFIPKPFKKEDLVGEIGRVVG; the protein is encoded by the coding sequence ATGAGAGCGCACGTTACCATAGCCGTATCGCTCATCGTGCTTTCGTGCATGGTTCCGTTCGGCACCTCCGCCCAAGCCCTCCTTCGAGACACCGTCACCATCCAATTCCGTCATATCTCCATCAAGGACGGCCTCTCGCAAGGCATGGTGCACGCCATCACGCAGGACCGTTACGGCTTCATGTGGTTCGCTACGAAGGATGGGCTGAACCGCTATGACGGCTATTCCTTCAAGGTGTACCGCCACGGTGCCACGGACAGCACCACCGTGCGCAACAGCTTCATCAACACCATCCTCGAGGATCGCGCCGGGCGCCTCTGGGTGGGCACGCCCACGGGCCTGGATGTCTTCGACCGAGCCACCGAGACCTTCCACCACCTGCCAAGCACCGATGTGTTCGCGCAGGTACTGGGAGCCACGCCGGTGCCCGTGCTGCAGGGTCATACGGTGAATCATCTGGCCTGCGATGCGCTCAACAACATCTGGGTCTCCACCAACCACGGCATCACGCGCATCGCGGCCAAAGCGCCGAACGAGCCGCTCGATGGCCCGTGGGGCTTCACCTACGTGCATTCGGTGCAGGCGATCCAAGCCGTGATGGTCGATTCGCGCGGTTGGCTGCGTAGCGCGACCGACGACATGCCCTATGCGATAGACACCCAGGATCCCGAACTCCGCGTGCACGCCATGGTCGAAGTCGGAGCGAAGACTGATCCGAATGCGCGCGAAGAAGGTCGTCCGGGCAATTCGGCGCTGGAGGACACCGTGCGCGGCCGGCTCTACAACGTGCACAACCGGGGCGTGATGGAGGTGGATCGCGCCACGAACGAGCTGCGCACCCTGTTCGAGCTCTCGCATGAGGCGGGCATTGTCACCGGCCACGGCGCATCGGTGGATGCCAACGGCGCGCTCTGGCTGCCCACGCGCGCGGGCAACCTCACGCGCATCGACCCCGCAACGGGCAAGGTCCATAGCATTCAAGCAGAAGCGCCCGAGCAACGTCCCTTCATGCCCTATGTGAAGTGCGTGTACCGCGACCGCAACGGCTTGATCTGGCTGGGTCTCTCGGGCTACGGCCTCCTCACCTACGACCCGCGGATCGAGCGCTTCAACGTGATGCCCGGACCCAGCGTGCGTTACATGGTGCCCGGCAACAACGGCAAGCTGGTGCTCTGCGAAGGCAACTTCATGAGCCAGTACGATCCGAAGCAGCGCGCGTACGATTGGCGCATCGGCATCCAGGAAGTGCGGGCGCGAACGGGTTTCACCGAGGGCTTCTTCGGCAACGATGCCGTACTGCAGGACCGCAGCGGCGCCTATTGGGCCGGCAAAGGCGGACTGGTCCGCTATGATCACGGCAAGGCCGCCTTGCGCCGCGTGATCCCCAAGGATGGAAGCGATCCCGCGCTGCCCGCAATCAGCAGTTGCTTCCCGCTGAAGCTCATCGACGACACCATCTGGTTCGGCGTGGACAGCGGCCTGTTCTGGTTCGACCCGGTGAGTGAGCGCTACGCGCGCTGGCCCTATCCGGTAACACCGGTGAACAACCCCTACCTCTTCGTTCAGGACATCCACCGCGATCCGCAGGGCGTCTTCTGGCTTGCCTCGGTGAAGGGCCTCTTCCGCTTCCATCGCGCATCGGGCAAGTGGGAGCATTACCGGAACGATCCCGATGATCCGGAATCGCTCAGCGTGGACATCCTCTTCTCCATCATCGGCGATCCCGAAGAACCGGACCATTACCTCTGGATCGGCACCAACGGTGGCGGCCTCAACCGCTTCGACACGCGTACCGGCAAGGTGAAACGCTACACCACCAAGGAAGGCCTGCCCAACGATGTGGTGTATGGCGTGCTCGCCGATGACGACGGCCAATTGTGGATGAGCACCAACAAGGGCATCGCGCGCTTCGATCCCATCGCGGAGACCTTCCGGCTATTCACCGCCGGCGATGGCTTGCAGAACGACGAGTTCAATCGCTACGGTTACTGCAAGCTGCCCGATGGCACATTCTGCTTCGCAGGGGTCGGTGGACTCAACACCTTCGACCCTAAGGAGCTGCAGGACGACACGCGGCCGGCCATCGTGCGCATCACCGACATCAAGCTGCGCAATGAATCCATCACGCTCAGAGCCGAGGGATCCCCGCTCGCGGAGCCGCCATTCCGCAGTACCGGGATGGAGATCCCCTACAGCGACAACATGGTCACGTTCGAGTTCGCCACCATGGAGTACTCGTCGCCCGGCACGCACCGGTATCAATACAAGCTGGAAGGCTTCGACGCCGATTGGATCGCCACGCAGGGCATCCACAGCGCCATCTACACCAACCTCGATCCCGGCACTTACGCTTTCCGTGTGCGCGGAAGCAACCGCGATGGCTATTGGGACGAGCAAGGGACCTCGTTCACCCTCGTGGTTCATCCGCCGTGGTGGCAGACCTGGTGGTTCTTCACACTGTGCGGCATCGTCGTGATCGGCGGCGTGCTCGCATACACCGGCAGCTTGAGGCGCACGGTGCGAATCCGCACCAGCCAGTTGCGCCGCGAGAAGGACCGCAGTGAGGATCTGCTGAACAACATCCTGCCACGCGAAGTCGCCATCGAGCTGAAGCAGAAGGGCACCACGGAGACCACATTCGTGGAACAGTCCACAGTGATCTTCACCGACTTCAAGGACTTCACGGGCATGAGCGAGCAGATGAGCGCCGATGAACTGGTGAGCGAACTCAACATTTGCTTTTCCGCATTCGACCGGATCATGGAGAAGCACGGCCTGGAGAAGATCAAGACCATCGGCGATGCCTACCTCGCCGTGGGTGGCTTGCCGCAACCCATGCCGGATGCCGCGCTCCATGGGGTGCATGCCGCTCTGGAGATGCAGGAGACCATCGCCGAGCGCCGGGCCGAACGGATCGCTCAAGGGCAGGTGGCCTTCGCCATGCGCGCCGCTGTGCATTCCGGTCCGCTGGTGGCCGGCGTGGTGGGCCAGCGGAAATTCCAGTACGACATCTGGGGCAGCACCGTGGATACCGCGAACGAATTAGAAGCCAGCAGCGAAGTGGATCAGGTCACCATCAGCGCCACCACCTACGAACAGGTCAAGGGCGCGTCCGGCCTCACCTTCACGGCCTTGCCGTCGTTCACTTCAAGGGATGGGGGATCCCTGGCCCGCCGCCGCGTGGAACGCATCGTTGCGGCCAGCGGCGCTCCGGTAGCACCTCCGACGAAGTCGATCGCGCCGCGTCAATCAACCCGCAAGGCTCCAGCATCGATGCCTCCCAAGAGCATGCGCATACTGCTCGTGGAGGACAACGAGTTCAATGCCCTTGTGGCGCGCACCGAATTGGAGGAATGGTTCCCTGGCGCGAAAGTGGATCATGCCATGAACGGCGCTCAGGCGGTGGAATCGGTGAAGGGCAACCGCTACAACGTGGTGCTCATGGATATCCAGATGCCCGTGATGGATGGATACGACGCGACCCGCGCCATCCGCGCGCTCTCCGGCGACAAGGCCAACACCCCCATCCTTGCCATGACCGCGAACGTCATGGCCGCCGAACGCCAGCGCTGCTTCGATGCCGGCATGGACGGCTTCATCCCGAAACCGTTCAAGAAAGAGGATCTCGTGGGTGAGATCGGGAGGGTGGTGGGCTAG
- a CDS encoding adenylate/guanylate cyclase domain-containing protein yields MSIQRSPLMLCTLVLTNLTVAQEITRDSLRATWADTTLSIRQRVPALAQWLDSDSTMTVEQAVRIAVGERMDTSAAAYARQLGLATLALSSTYGYRRRYNEAIATAKQALRISERSGPALDVALIHTYLGRQFGDVGAEGQAVRHQLAALHAYEQAQDTFGQISMNNALAFSFSTQGINDRSIAYYERNLALVRHRRPEHEVDVMLRIADQYKAMEDLPAAMAWLDSATRVIELDGGVDRERMINWMRGDLMMDRGDCAGALAEFRLSLAAIDADPYNPPGRSWIRSRMAMACVCAKDFRAAREWAMAGLALAEEHHLRKEELDNLFPLAEAHEGLGDTREALRYFKRYHALLDSTINTESARSLSDAALTLDFEKRQLADSLLAVQRQNDAEVTIAKERSRRNLLLAAGLVAVVFGSVSYRQRRRTQRALHRSDELLLNILPEEVADELKSKGHADARHFENVTILFTDFKGFTSVAEQLTPAELVEELNTCFKAFDHIITAHGIEKIKTIGDAYMCAGGVPDPNTSSPADVVHAALEMQAFMRARKQERDARGKPAFEMRVGLHTGPVVAGIVGVKKFQYDIWGDTVNTASRMESSGEAGHINISEATYELVKGETGLTFTPRGKVQAKGKGELEMYFVERA; encoded by the coding sequence ATGTCCATTCAGCGCTCCCCCCTGATGCTCTGCACGCTTGTTCTGACGAACCTCACCGTTGCCCAGGAGATCACCCGGGACTCTTTGCGCGCGACTTGGGCGGACACCACGCTCTCCATACGCCAACGCGTACCGGCGCTGGCGCAATGGCTGGACTCCGACAGCACGATGACCGTTGAGCAAGCCGTCCGCATCGCGGTCGGTGAGCGCATGGACACAAGCGCTGCGGCATACGCACGCCAGCTGGGGCTCGCCACCCTTGCGCTATCCTCCACCTATGGCTATCGCAGGCGATACAACGAAGCCATCGCGACCGCGAAGCAGGCCTTGAGGATCTCGGAGCGCTCAGGGCCGGCGCTGGACGTGGCCCTCATCCACACCTACCTGGGGCGGCAATTCGGCGATGTGGGGGCCGAGGGCCAGGCGGTGCGACACCAATTGGCTGCGCTTCACGCTTACGAGCAAGCACAGGACACCTTCGGTCAGATCTCGATGAACAACGCGTTGGCCTTCTCCTTCTCCACCCAGGGCATCAACGACCGGTCAATCGCCTACTATGAGCGCAACCTCGCCTTGGTACGTCATCGCCGGCCCGAGCACGAGGTGGATGTGATGTTGCGCATCGCCGACCAATACAAAGCCATGGAGGACCTGCCTGCGGCCATGGCCTGGTTGGACAGTGCCACGCGCGTCATTGAGCTTGATGGGGGCGTGGATCGCGAGCGGATGATCAATTGGATGCGCGGCGACCTGATGATGGACCGCGGTGATTGTGCCGGTGCATTGGCCGAATTCCGCTTGTCGTTGGCCGCCATCGATGCAGATCCCTACAACCCGCCGGGCAGAAGCTGGATCCGGTCCCGCATGGCCATGGCATGCGTGTGCGCGAAGGATTTCCGCGCGGCCAGGGAATGGGCCATGGCCGGCCTGGCCTTGGCCGAGGAACATCACCTGCGCAAGGAGGAACTGGACAACCTTTTCCCGCTGGCGGAAGCGCACGAAGGCCTGGGGGACACGCGCGAAGCGTTGCGCTACTTCAAGCGCTACCATGCCCTCCTCGATTCCACCATCAACACCGAGTCCGCCCGGAGCCTCAGCGATGCAGCGTTGACGCTCGACTTCGAGAAACGGCAACTGGCCGACAGCCTGCTGGCCGTGCAACGCCAGAACGATGCGGAGGTCACCATCGCCAAAGAACGCTCCCGGCGCAACCTACTGCTAGCCGCCGGACTGGTGGCAGTGGTGTTCGGCAGCGTGAGCTACCGCCAGCGGAGACGCACCCAACGAGCCCTTCACCGCAGCGATGAACTGCTGCTGAACATCCTGCCGGAGGAAGTCGCCGACGAGCTGAAGTCCAAAGGCCACGCGGATGCCCGGCACTTCGAAAACGTCACCATACTCTTCACCGATTTCAAAGGCTTCACTTCCGTTGCGGAGCAGCTCACGCCTGCTGAACTGGTGGAAGAGCTGAACACGTGCTTCAAGGCCTTCGACCACATCATCACCGCCCATGGCATCGAGAAGATCAAGACAATCGGCGATGCGTACATGTGCGCCGGCGGTGTGCCGGACCCGAATACCTCATCACCTGCTGACGTCGTGCACGCGGCGCTGGAGATGCAAGCGTTCATGCGCGCACGAAAGCAGGAACGCGATGCACGAGGCAAGCCCGCTTTCGAAATGCGCGTGGGCCTGCACACCGGCCCCGTCGTGGCCGGCATCGTGGGTGTGAAGAAGTTCCAGTACGACATCTGGGGCGATACGGTGAACACCGCGAGCCGCATGGAGAGCAGCGGTGAGGCCGGACACATCAACATCAGCGAGGCGACTTATGAACTCGTGAAGGGCGAGACCGGTCTCACGTTCACCCCGCGCGGCAAAGTGCAGGCGAAGGGCAAGGGGGAATTGGAGATGTACTTCGTGGAGCGCGCTTGA